From Streptomyces durmitorensis, a single genomic window includes:
- a CDS encoding PadR family transcriptional regulator, whose amino-acid sequence MSIGHTLLGLLESGPRHGYDLKRTFDEKFGHDKPLHYGQVYSTMSRLLKNGLVEVDGIEAGGGPERKRYAITEAGITDVERWLATPEKPEPYLQSTLYTKVVLALLTERDASEMLDAQRAEHLRLMRILTDRKRKGDLADQLICDHALFHLEADLRWLELAAARLGKLAQEVRSA is encoded by the coding sequence ATGTCCATCGGTCACACCCTCCTCGGCCTTCTTGAGTCGGGCCCGCGCCACGGCTACGACCTCAAGCGCACCTTCGACGAGAAGTTCGGTCACGACAAGCCTCTGCACTACGGGCAGGTCTACTCGACCATGTCCCGCCTCCTGAAGAACGGCCTCGTCGAGGTCGACGGCATAGAGGCGGGCGGCGGCCCCGAGCGCAAGCGGTACGCGATCACCGAAGCCGGCATCACCGACGTCGAGCGCTGGCTCGCCACCCCGGAGAAGCCCGAGCCCTACCTCCAGTCGACCCTCTACACGAAGGTCGTCCTCGCGCTCCTGACCGAGCGCGACGCCTCGGAGATGCTCGACGCCCAGCGCGCCGAGCACCTGCGCCTGATGCGCATCCTCACCGACCGCAAGCGCAAGGGCGACCTCGCCGACCAGCTGATCTGCGACCACGCGCTCTTCCACCTCGAAGCCGATCTGCGCTGGCTCGAACTGGCCGCGGCCCGCCTCGGCAAGCTCGCCCAGGAGGTGCGCTCCGCATGA
- the fomD gene encoding cytidylyl-2-hydroxypropylphosphonate hydrolase has protein sequence MTDLTTPPTTSSEAARWAPGSHVLWRYKENAGNRIHICRPVTVVQDTEELLAVWMAPGTECVKPVLADGTPVHHEPLATRYTKPRALRRDRWFGTGVLKLARPAEPWSVWLFWDPGWRFKNWYVNLEEPRARWAGGIDSEDHFLDISVRPDRTWQWHDEDEFAQAQRAGLMGAGKAREVRAAGRAAIDVIHSWGLPFSDNWQHWRPDPDWAIPPLPDDWDRTPAHVTS, from the coding sequence ATGACAGACCTCACCACGCCGCCAACGACGAGCAGCGAAGCAGCACGCTGGGCCCCCGGCTCCCATGTGCTGTGGCGGTACAAGGAGAACGCCGGGAACCGGATCCACATCTGCAGGCCCGTCACGGTCGTGCAGGACACCGAAGAACTGCTCGCCGTGTGGATGGCCCCCGGCACCGAATGCGTGAAGCCCGTGCTCGCCGACGGGACCCCCGTTCACCACGAGCCCCTCGCCACCCGCTACACGAAGCCCCGCGCGCTGCGCAGGGACCGCTGGTTCGGCACCGGCGTACTGAAGTTGGCCCGGCCCGCGGAGCCGTGGTCGGTGTGGCTGTTCTGGGATCCGGGATGGCGGTTCAAGAACTGGTACGTGAATCTTGAGGAGCCGCGAGCCCGTTGGGCCGGAGGCATCGATTCCGAGGATCACTTTCTGGACATCTCTGTGCGCCCGGACCGGACTTGGCAGTGGCACGACGAGGACGAATTCGCCCAGGCTCAGCGCGCCGGGCTGATGGGCGCGGGAAAGGCGCGGGAAGTGCGGGCCGCCGGGCGGGCCGCCATCGATGTGATCCATTCCTGGGGACTGCCGTTTTCGGACAACTGGCAGCACTGGCGCCCCGATCCGGACTGGGCGATTCCGCCCCTTCCGGACGACTGGGATCGCACGCCCGCTCATGTGACGTCATGA
- a CDS encoding transglycosylase domain-containing protein: MGRAEERQARQRGARRASRGRPAGGGKPKRTGIRRFFTLKKILGTFFGLCLLGMLAFVVLYMVVDVPEGNAAAKLQSNVYKYKNGKVIARTGELNREVVDLEKVPKDVQRTFVAAENKSFYKDKGVDFKGTARGLINTVSGKGKQGGSTITQQYVKNYYLTSEQTVTRKLKELVISLKVDQKKSKDDILAGYINTSYYGRGAYGIQAAAQAYYNVDAEELNVTQGAYLAALLQAPSQYDWTSATDASKKLVKARWNYVLDNMVEEGWLAASEREGLKFDKPEAPKAAPGLEGQAGYLVKEAKAEVMKAGHLSEEQFDAGGYTITLNIDQKKQKQLEKAVDKKLNDQLDPDKRKADARVQAGAASVDPKTGKVLAMYGGQDYVKHYTNNATRRDYQPASTFKPLILAAALEKSATTQSGQPITANTIYDGTSERPVKGSDVAFAPPNEDDKSYGQVNVQKAMNKSINSVFAQMGVDVGMDDVLETAGKLGMDVEDLPAVPAQTLGTMGASPLEMAGVYATLDNHGKKVTPAVVASVEHKDRTIELPDPIGEKVVERGTADSITSVLTGVVDDGTGSAVRSPVQDVAGKTGTSDDNKSAWFVGYTPKLVTSVGLFGEGAAGTAEESKQVSMKGAGGLPRVDGGSFPAQIWAAYTFDAMGSPSKFDLDTSMGAAIAPPPDPTTQAPQEPTDEPSETKDPTTKPPTDDPTTDKPTETPTTEPPSDDPTTDPPTEEPDEPDPTDSIEIPENPNGRPGRD; encoded by the coding sequence ATGGGCCGAGCGGAAGAGCGACAAGCGCGGCAGCGCGGCGCGCGCCGGGCATCGCGCGGGCGCCCCGCCGGCGGCGGCAAACCCAAGCGCACGGGCATACGCCGCTTCTTCACGCTGAAGAAGATCCTGGGTACGTTCTTCGGGCTCTGCCTCCTTGGCATGCTCGCCTTCGTCGTCCTCTACATGGTGGTCGACGTGCCCGAGGGCAACGCGGCGGCCAAGCTCCAGAGCAACGTCTACAAGTACAAGAACGGCAAGGTCATCGCCAGGACCGGCGAGCTGAACCGTGAGGTCGTCGACCTGGAGAAGGTGCCCAAGGACGTGCAGCGCACGTTCGTGGCCGCCGAGAACAAGTCCTTCTACAAGGACAAGGGCGTCGACTTCAAGGGCACCGCCCGCGGTCTGATCAACACCGTCTCCGGCAAGGGCAAGCAGGGTGGCTCGACGATCACCCAGCAGTACGTCAAGAACTACTACTTGACGTCGGAGCAGACGGTGACCCGCAAGCTCAAGGAACTGGTCATCTCGCTGAAGGTGGACCAGAAGAAGAGCAAGGACGACATCCTCGCCGGGTACATCAACACCAGCTACTACGGCCGCGGCGCCTACGGCATCCAGGCCGCGGCCCAGGCCTACTACAACGTCGACGCCGAGGAACTGAACGTCACGCAGGGCGCCTACCTCGCCGCCCTCCTCCAGGCCCCGAGCCAGTACGACTGGACCTCCGCCACGGACGCGAGCAAGAAGCTGGTCAAGGCGCGCTGGAACTACGTGCTCGACAACATGGTCGAGGAGGGCTGGCTGGCCGCGAGCGAGCGCGAGGGCCTGAAGTTCGACAAGCCGGAGGCGCCCAAGGCCGCGCCCGGCCTCGAGGGCCAGGCCGGTTACCTCGTGAAGGAGGCCAAGGCCGAGGTCATGAAGGCCGGCCACCTCAGCGAGGAGCAGTTCGACGCGGGCGGCTACACGATCACGCTCAACATCGACCAGAAGAAGCAGAAGCAGCTTGAGAAGGCCGTCGACAAGAAGCTGAACGACCAGCTCGACCCCGACAAGCGCAAGGCCGACGCCCGGGTGCAGGCGGGCGCCGCGTCCGTCGACCCGAAGACCGGCAAGGTCCTCGCGATGTACGGCGGCCAAGACTACGTCAAGCACTACACGAACAACGCCACCCGGCGTGACTACCAGCCGGCCTCCACCTTCAAGCCGCTGATCCTCGCCGCGGCCCTGGAGAAGAGCGCCACGACGCAGTCCGGCCAGCCGATCACGGCGAACACGATCTACGACGGCACCAGCGAGCGCCCGGTCAAGGGCAGCGACGTCGCCTTCGCGCCGCCGAACGAGGACGACAAGAGCTACGGCCAGGTCAACGTCCAGAAGGCGATGAACAAGTCCATCAACTCCGTCTTCGCGCAGATGGGCGTGGACGTCGGCATGGACGACGTACTGGAGACCGCGGGCAAGCTCGGCATGGACGTCGAGGATCTTCCCGCCGTGCCCGCGCAGACCCTGGGCACCATGGGCGCGAGCCCGCTGGAGATGGCGGGCGTGTACGCGACGCTCGACAACCACGGCAAGAAGGTCACCCCGGCGGTCGTGGCGTCCGTGGAGCACAAGGACCGCACGATCGAGCTGCCGGACCCGATCGGCGAGAAGGTCGTCGAGCGCGGCACCGCGGACTCGATCACCTCGGTCCTGACCGGCGTGGTCGACGACGGCACGGGCAGCGCGGTGCGCAGCCCCGTGCAGGACGTGGCGGGCAAGACCGGTACGTCCGACGACAACAAGTCGGCCTGGTTCGTCGGCTACACGCCGAAGCTGGTCACCTCCGTCGGCCTGTTCGGCGAGGGCGCGGCGGGCACGGCCGAGGAGAGCAAGCAGGTCTCCATGAAGGGCGCCGGCGGTCTGCCGCGCGTCGACGGCGGCAGCTTCCCGGCGCAGATCTGGGCGGCGTACACCTTCGACGCGATGGGCTCGCCCAGCAAGTTCGACCTGGACACGTCCATGGGTGCGGCCATCGCGCCGCCCCCGGACCCGACGACGCAGGCCCCGCAGGAGCCGACGGACGAGCCGTCGGAGACCAAGGACCCGACGACGAAGCCGCCGACGGACGACCCGACGACGGACAAGCCGACGGAGACCCCGACGACCGAGCCGCCGTCGGACGATCCGACCACGGATCCGCCGACCGAGGAGCCGGACGAGCCGGACCCGACGGACTCGATCGAGATCCCGGAGAACCCGAACGGGCGGCCGGGCAGGGATTGA
- a CDS encoding class II fumarate hydratase, whose product MTSDASASDSGEYRIEHDSMGEVRVPAHAKWRAQTQRAVENFPVSGQRLERAHIAALARIKAAAAKVNADLGVLDKDVATAIADAAGEVAEGRWDEHFPVDVFQTGSGTSSNMNTNEVLATLATERLGKDVHPNDHVNASQSSNDVFPSSIHIAATGAVTQDLIPALEHLATALERKSAEFADVVKSGRTHLMDATPVTLGQEFGGYAAQVRYGVERLRSSLPRLAELPLGGTAVGTGINTPPGFSAAVIDEVARATGLPLTEARDHFEAQGARDGIVETSGQLRTIGVGLTKIANDLRWMASGPRTGLAEINLPDLQPGSSIMPGKVNPVIPEAVLMVAAQVTGNDATVAAAGAAGNFELNVMLPVIGKNVLESVRLLANVSRLLADRTVDGITANAERAREYAESSPSVVTPLNKYIGYEEAAKVAKKSLAERKTIREVVLEGGYVERGELTLTQLDEALDVLRMTRP is encoded by the coding sequence ATGACCAGCGACGCCAGCGCAAGCGACAGCGGTGAGTACCGGATCGAGCACGACTCCATGGGCGAGGTGCGGGTCCCCGCGCACGCCAAGTGGCGTGCGCAGACGCAGCGCGCGGTGGAGAACTTCCCCGTGTCCGGACAGCGTCTGGAGCGCGCGCACATCGCCGCGCTCGCCCGGATCAAGGCGGCGGCGGCGAAGGTGAACGCGGACCTCGGGGTGCTGGACAAGGACGTCGCGACGGCGATCGCGGACGCTGCGGGCGAGGTGGCCGAAGGGCGCTGGGACGAGCACTTCCCCGTGGACGTCTTCCAGACCGGGTCCGGCACGTCGTCCAACATGAACACGAACGAAGTGCTCGCGACGCTCGCCACCGAGCGCCTGGGCAAGGACGTCCACCCGAACGACCACGTGAACGCGTCCCAGTCCTCGAACGACGTCTTCCCCTCCTCGATCCACATCGCGGCCACGGGCGCCGTGACACAGGACCTGATCCCCGCCCTGGAGCACCTGGCGACCGCCCTTGAGCGCAAGTCGGCGGAGTTCGCCGACGTGGTGAAGTCCGGGCGCACGCACCTGATGGACGCGACGCCCGTGACCCTCGGCCAGGAGTTCGGCGGGTACGCGGCGCAGGTGCGCTACGGCGTGGAGCGGCTGCGGTCCTCGCTGCCGCGCCTTGCCGAACTGCCGCTCGGCGGCACGGCGGTGGGCACCGGCATCAACACGCCGCCCGGCTTCTCGGCGGCCGTGATCGACGAGGTGGCGCGCGCCACGGGCCTTCCGCTGACCGAGGCCCGCGACCACTTCGAGGCCCAGGGCGCGCGGGACGGGATCGTGGAGACCAGCGGTCAACTGCGGACGATCGGTGTCGGCCTCACGAAGATCGCCAACGATCTGCGCTGGATGGCGTCCGGTCCGCGGACCGGGCTCGCCGAGATCAACCTGCCCGATCTGCAGCCCGGTTCCTCGATCATGCCGGGCAAGGTGAATCCGGTCATTCCGGAGGCCGTCCTGATGGTCGCCGCCCAAGTCACCGGCAACGACGCGACGGTGGCCGCCGCGGGGGCCGCGGGCAACTTCGAGCTGAACGTGATGCTGCCGGTCATCGGCAAGAACGTCCTGGAGTCCGTGCGGCTGCTCGCCAACGTGTCGCGGCTGCTCGCCGACCGGACGGTGGACGGCATCACCGCGAATGCCGAACGGGCCCGCGAGTACGCCGAGTCCTCGCCTTCCGTGGTCACTCCGCTGAACAAGTACATCGGGTACGAGGAGGCGGCGAAGGTCGCCAAGAAGTCGCTCGCCGAACGGAAGACCATCCGCGAGGTCGTGCTCGAAGGCGGATACGTCGAGCGGGGCGAGCTCACGCTGACGCAGTTGGACGAGGCGCTGGACGTGCTGCGGATGACGCGGCCGTAG
- a CDS encoding ABC transporter ATP-binding protein has product MTPAGSLLTASALRKTYGPTTALDDAGFSIHPGEVVAVMGPSGSGKSTLLHCLAGIVKPDSGSITYNGRELTDLPDASLSALRRSEFGFVFQFGQLVPELTCVENVALPLRLNGARRKEAEATARTWMERLEVEDVTAKRPGEVSGGQGQRVAVARALATSPRVVFADEPTGALDSLNGERVMELLTDAARSTNAAVVLVTHETRVAAYSDREIVVRDGRSRDMERAI; this is encoded by the coding sequence ATGACCCCCGCCGGCTCCCTGCTCACCGCATCCGCCCTGCGCAAGACGTACGGCCCGACGACCGCGCTCGACGACGCCGGGTTCTCCATCCACCCCGGCGAGGTCGTCGCCGTGATGGGCCCCTCCGGCTCCGGCAAGTCGACCCTCCTGCACTGTCTCGCGGGGATCGTCAAGCCCGACTCGGGCTCCATCACGTACAACGGCCGCGAGCTCACGGACCTGCCGGACGCCTCGCTGAGCGCCCTGCGCCGCAGCGAGTTCGGCTTCGTCTTCCAGTTCGGGCAGCTGGTGCCCGAACTGACCTGCGTCGAGAACGTCGCACTTCCGCTGCGGCTGAACGGCGCACGGCGCAAGGAGGCCGAGGCGACCGCCCGCACCTGGATGGAGCGCCTGGAGGTCGAGGACGTCACCGCCAAGCGGCCCGGCGAGGTCTCCGGCGGTCAGGGCCAGCGGGTCGCGGTGGCCCGCGCGCTCGCCACGAGCCCACGCGTGGTCTTCGCCGACGAGCCCACCGGCGCGCTCGACTCGCTCAACGGCGAGCGCGTGATGGAGCTGCTCACCGACGCCGCCCGCTCGACGAACGCCGCCGTGGTCCTCGTCACGCACGAGACGCGGGTCGCCGCCTACTCCGACCGCGAGATCGTCGTGCGCGACGGCAGGTCGCGGGACATGGAGCGGGCGATATGA
- a CDS encoding SpoIIE family protein phosphatase: MTEHSIPDEGRQPRAARPAAPADPRGAQARAPKARDTPGATALPAQAQARTGDATASPSDEHSQSHGPSAQQPDPHRPRPAGQDSPDGTLEGAPGGEERRTGQPRPPGSGPAAMRRDGDRLRFVGAATRRIARGIDLDEIVMGLCRATVPTFSDAILVYLRDPLPVGEERPSGALVLRLRRTDRIPEEPDTEGGTLPTLQVQADLVTTAELCEVRPGGALAEVLRGVRPVFADTPAARAALPELLGEGRTVPGGQRTILAPLRGRRRVIGAAVFLRRPDRPAFEGDDLLVAAQLATHSALGIDKAVLYGREAYIADELQRTMLPETLPRPTGVRLASRYLPAAETARVGGDWYDAIPLPGSRVALVVGDVMGHSMTSAAIMGQLRTTAQTLAGLDLPPQEVLHHLDEQAQRLGSDRMATCLYAVYDPVAHRITIANAGHPPPVLLHLGGRAEVLRVPPGAPIGVGGVDFEAVELDAPAGATLLLYTDGLVESRLRDVWTGIEQLRERLAATAQLTGPDHPPPLEALCDDVLDMLGPGDRDDDIALLAARFDGIAPSDVAYWYLEPEDATPARARRLARSALERWGLQELTDSLELLVSEVVTNAVRYASRPVTLRLLRTDVLRCEVGDDVPQLPRLRQARATDEGGRGLYLVNRLARRWGATRLSTGKVVWFELNHGSTPESSRN; the protein is encoded by the coding sequence GTGACGGAGCACTCCATCCCCGACGAGGGCCGACAGCCCAGAGCTGCCCGGCCCGCCGCCCCCGCGGATCCCCGCGGGGCGCAGGCGCGTGCCCCGAAGGCGCGGGACACCCCGGGCGCGACCGCTTTACCCGCACAGGCCCAGGCCCGGACGGGCGACGCCACCGCGAGCCCCAGCGACGAGCACTCCCAGTCGCACGGGCCCTCGGCGCAGCAGCCCGACCCGCACCGGCCGCGGCCGGCCGGGCAGGACAGCCCCGACGGCACCCTGGAGGGCGCCCCGGGCGGTGAGGAGCGGCGTACGGGACAGCCACGACCGCCGGGCTCAGGCCCCGCGGCGATGCGGCGCGACGGCGACCGGCTGCGCTTCGTGGGCGCCGCGACCCGGCGCATCGCCCGCGGCATCGACCTGGACGAGATCGTGATGGGCCTGTGCCGGGCCACGGTGCCGACGTTCTCCGACGCGATACTGGTCTACCTGCGCGACCCGCTGCCGGTCGGCGAGGAGCGGCCGAGCGGAGCCCTCGTGCTGCGCCTGCGCCGCACCGACCGCATCCCGGAGGAGCCCGACACCGAGGGCGGCACCCTGCCCACCCTCCAGGTGCAGGCCGATCTCGTGACGACCGCGGAGCTGTGCGAGGTGCGCCCCGGCGGCGCCCTCGCCGAGGTCCTGCGCGGCGTACGCCCGGTCTTCGCCGACACCCCCGCGGCCCGCGCCGCCCTGCCCGAGCTGCTCGGCGAAGGCCGCACCGTGCCGGGCGGGCAGCGCACGATCCTCGCCCCGCTGCGGGGCAGGCGCCGGGTGATCGGCGCCGCGGTGTTCCTGCGCCGCCCCGACCGGCCCGCGTTCGAGGGCGACGACCTCCTGGTCGCCGCCCAACTGGCCACGCACAGCGCGCTCGGCATCGACAAGGCCGTGCTGTACGGCCGCGAGGCGTACATCGCCGACGAGCTCCAGCGCACGATGCTGCCCGAGACCCTGCCGCGCCCCACCGGCGTCCGCCTGGCGTCCCGCTATCTCCCGGCCGCCGAGACGGCCCGGGTCGGCGGCGACTGGTACGACGCGATCCCGCTGCCCGGCAGCCGGGTCGCGCTGGTCGTGGGCGACGTCATGGGGCACTCCATGACCTCGGCCGCGATCATGGGCCAGCTGCGCACGACCGCGCAGACCCTGGCCGGGCTCGACCTGCCGCCCCAGGAGGTCCTGCACCACCTGGACGAGCAGGCCCAGCGGCTCGGCTCGGACCGCATGGCGACCTGCCTCTACGCGGTCTACGACCCGGTCGCGCACCGCATCACCATCGCCAACGCCGGGCATCCGCCGCCCGTCCTGCTGCATCTGGGCGGCCGTGCGGAGGTCCTGCGGGTCCCGCCGGGCGCCCCCATCGGCGTGGGCGGCGTCGACTTCGAGGCCGTGGAGCTCGACGCGCCCGCGGGCGCCACCCTGCTCCTCTACACGGACGGCCTGGTCGAGTCCCGGCTGCGGGACGTGTGGACCGGCATAGAGCAGCTGCGCGAACGGCTCGCCGCCACCGCCCAGTTGACAGGACCGGACCATCCGCCGCCCCTGGAGGCCCTCTGCGACGACGTGCTCGACATGCTCGGCCCCGGCGACCGGGACGACGACATCGCGCTGCTCGCCGCCCGCTTCGACGGGATCGCGCCGAGCGACGTCGCGTACTGGTACCTGGAGCCGGAGGACGCCACGCCCGCCCGCGCCAGGCGCCTGGCCCGCAGCGCCCTGGAGCGCTGGGGCCTTCAGGAGCTGACCGACTCGCTCGAACTCCTGGTCAGCGAGGTCGTCACGAACGCCGTGCGGTACGCCTCGCGCCCGGTGACGCTGCGTCTGCTGCGTACGGACGTGCTGCGCTGCGAGGTCGGCGACGACGTGCCGCAACTGCCGCGGCTGCGGCAGGCGCGGGCCACGGATGAGGGCGGCCGGGGGTTGTATCTGGTCAATCGGCTTGCCCGGCGGTGGGGCGCGACGCGGTTGAGTACCGGGAAGGTGGTCTGGTTCGAGCTGAATCACGGCTCGACCCCGGAATCGAGCCGGAACTAA
- a CDS encoding ricin-type beta-trefoil lectin domain protein, with protein MKRIRRGHQGRLRCTFAAAVAMAAMLGTAAAVPAQAAADGNRAPASTPLPADLEKIRADEATKLYGDPAERPLADRKTGLISLGDSEISGEGVGTYEPGTNGPDNWCHRSPDAAIHRTGIPADVTYNVACSGAQTVNIKIGGQKQYADELVQSDNLAIKARNTRIKTILLVIGANDDLQFSPVMTDCVTRFLLSQGACAGKYNDGWQARVDALVPKVEQSIRDLKTVMKDAGYAGDEYKLVAMGYPSPIGPDFRDNPTFPGKLACGGLGYDSDTEWGRNYAVPTFETGMRRAAKAAGATYLDNSRLFHGHEVCMEDTWARGLYVDLTNPFPPDSNSVRQSFHPNARGHAAFASCLTQLYNSGWSEGGCADPASTGSPKLYQGGWDDAYKPLKNEGTGTCVDVDASKSRNGTKVQGWDCTGNRNQTWWYDGGVGGRQSLHTGLTQDRCLDVPGTAKEGTALTLWNCHGGANQKFVREAGTLRPAAATGLCLALASPKEPLKLQKCDGSAGQRFA; from the coding sequence ATGAAGCGCATCAGACGCGGCCACCAGGGCCGGCTGCGATGTACGTTCGCGGCGGCCGTCGCCATGGCCGCGATGCTCGGCACGGCAGCCGCCGTGCCGGCCCAGGCCGCGGCGGACGGGAACAGGGCACCGGCGTCCACGCCGCTGCCGGCCGACCTGGAGAAGATCCGGGCGGACGAGGCCACCAAGCTCTACGGCGACCCGGCGGAGCGCCCGCTCGCCGACCGGAAGACCGGTCTCATCTCGCTCGGCGACAGCGAGATCTCGGGGGAGGGCGTCGGAACGTACGAACCGGGCACGAACGGCCCCGACAACTGGTGCCACCGCTCCCCGGACGCCGCGATCCACCGCACCGGCATCCCCGCGGACGTCACGTACAACGTGGCCTGCTCGGGAGCGCAGACGGTCAACATCAAGATCGGCGGCCAGAAGCAGTACGCCGACGAGCTGGTGCAGAGCGACAACCTCGCCATCAAGGCGCGCAACACCAGGATCAAGACGATCCTGCTGGTCATCGGCGCCAACGACGACCTTCAGTTCTCCCCGGTGATGACGGACTGCGTGACGCGCTTCCTGCTCAGCCAGGGCGCCTGCGCGGGCAAGTACAACGACGGCTGGCAGGCGCGCGTGGACGCCCTCGTGCCCAAGGTCGAGCAGTCCATCCGCGACCTGAAGACCGTCATGAAGGACGCGGGATACGCGGGCGACGAGTACAAGCTGGTCGCCATGGGCTACCCGAGCCCGATCGGCCCCGACTTCCGGGACAACCCCACGTTCCCCGGCAAGCTGGCCTGCGGCGGTCTCGGCTACGACTCCGACACCGAGTGGGGCCGCAACTACGCGGTGCCCACCTTCGAGACCGGCATGCGCAGGGCGGCCAAGGCGGCAGGCGCGACCTACCTCGACAACTCCCGCCTCTTCCACGGCCACGAGGTCTGCATGGAGGACACCTGGGCGCGCGGTCTCTACGTGGACCTCACCAACCCGTTCCCGCCGGACTCCAACTCCGTCCGCCAGTCCTTCCACCCCAACGCCCGCGGCCACGCGGCCTTCGCCTCCTGTCTGACGCAGCTGTACAACTCGGGCTGGAGCGAAGGCGGTTGCGCAGACCCGGCGAGCACCGGCAGCCCCAAGCTCTACCAGGGCGGATGGGACGACGCGTACAAGCCGCTCAAGAACGAGGGCACGGGTACGTGCGTGGACGTCGACGCCTCGAAGAGCCGCAACGGCACCAAGGTGCAGGGCTGGGACTGCACCGGCAACCGCAACCAGACCTGGTGGTACGACGGCGGCGTCGGCGGTCGGCAGAGCCTGCACACCGGCCTGACCCAGGACCGCTGCCTGGACGTCCCGGGCACCGCCAAGGAAGGCACCGCGCTCACGCTGTGGAACTGCCACGGCGGCGCCAACCAGAAGTTCGTCCGTGAGGCGGGGACCCTGCGCCCGGCCGCCGCCACCGGGCTCTGCCTGGCACTCGCGTCGCCGAAGGAGCCGTTGAAGCTCCAGAAGTGCGACGGGTCGGCGGGCCAGCGCTTCGCGTAG
- a CDS encoding class I SAM-dependent methyltransferase: protein MSEASEFDRYGGPSGVLPDRTGQAEAFDAIGQHYDDAFPHKDGQQAAGRRLADALPPGSRILDVGCGTGLPTARQLTDAGHLVLGIDLSSGMLDLARKNVPSPNAEFRQLDVAALRAEGPDGVGRFDGIAAFFALLMLPRAEIPYALRLLHGLLRPGGLLALSMVEADLDDAGIPFLGHTIRVSGYLRDELRQVVRDAGFDIVEEDTYSYAPASTDVPPEHQLFLHCRRG from the coding sequence GTGAGCGAGGCGAGCGAGTTCGACAGGTACGGCGGGCCATCCGGCGTGCTGCCCGACCGGACGGGGCAGGCCGAGGCCTTCGACGCCATCGGACAGCACTACGACGACGCCTTCCCGCACAAGGACGGCCAGCAGGCCGCCGGACGCAGGCTCGCCGACGCGCTGCCGCCCGGGTCGAGGATTCTCGACGTGGGATGCGGCACAGGGCTTCCCACCGCCCGTCAGCTCACCGACGCCGGGCACCTCGTCCTCGGCATCGACCTCTCCTCCGGCATGCTCGACCTGGCCAGGAAGAACGTGCCCTCGCCGAACGCCGAATTCCGGCAGCTCGACGTGGCGGCGCTGCGGGCCGAAGGGCCCGACGGGGTCGGCCGGTTCGACGGGATCGCGGCATTCTTCGCGCTTCTCATGCTGCCGCGCGCCGAGATCCCGTACGCTCTGCGGCTGCTGCACGGACTGCTGCGCCCCGGTGGCCTGCTCGCGCTCTCCATGGTCGAGGCCGACCTGGACGACGCGGGAATTCCGTTCCTGGGGCACACAATCCGGGTATCCGGATACCTGCGAGACGAACTGCGGCAGGTCGTACGTGACGCGGGCTTCGACATCGTCGAGGAGGACACGTACTCCTACGCCCCGGCGAGTACCGACGTACCACCCGAGCACCAGCTCTTCCTGCACTGCCGACGCGGCTGA